A stretch of the Corynebacterium maris DSM 45190 genome encodes the following:
- a CDS encoding arylsulfotransferase family protein, whose amino-acid sequence MTRPDLADFPTQLTEGEAYQDRLEGYIPASPRIEENPPAEQPIGNVIVDTDANTVWLQNRDHLNPEHDTTYNLHFQQYQGEPVLTWWEGATHAGWGFGEIVIADASYEEIARIAPTEGIVDVEPDFHEFRLTDNDTLLTLYYQPTQTDLTAVGGPVDGWVMDGVFQEYDVETGELLFEWSALDHVPVTASMWDYPVEIDRDPNVGTELLPFDYFHINSVHYDADDTDTFLISARNTHAVYSVDRDTGELNWTLGGRYSDYDMGEDGYFGWQHDVQRAEDGTIQIFDNASEPAMRENSRVINFELDDDDMVAHLVRQLDPPEQRRADYMANAEATDSGHVMVGWGYEPFFTQYTPDGEVTIDVDHSPYINYRSYISEDWTGTPQEAPALAVEGDSVFVSWNGATEVAQWRLFSGADEENTEFREVADWDGFETELSAPNDDYIAVQALDDNGDVLAASYIDAATS is encoded by the coding sequence GTGACTCGTCCGGACCTCGCGGACTTCCCGACCCAATTGACCGAGGGGGAGGCCTACCAGGACAGGCTGGAGGGCTACATCCCCGCTTCTCCGCGCATTGAGGAGAACCCGCCGGCAGAGCAGCCGATCGGCAACGTCATCGTCGACACCGACGCCAACACCGTGTGGCTGCAAAACCGCGACCACCTGAACCCGGAACACGACACGACCTACAACCTACATTTCCAGCAGTACCAGGGCGAGCCGGTGCTGACATGGTGGGAGGGCGCCACCCACGCCGGCTGGGGCTTCGGCGAGATCGTCATCGCCGACGCCAGCTACGAAGAGATCGCCCGGATCGCGCCGACCGAGGGAATCGTCGACGTCGAGCCGGACTTCCACGAGTTCCGCCTGACGGACAACGACACGTTGCTCACCTTGTACTATCAGCCGACGCAAACGGACCTGACCGCGGTCGGCGGTCCCGTGGACGGCTGGGTCATGGACGGGGTCTTCCAGGAATACGACGTCGAGACCGGAGAGCTGCTGTTCGAGTGGTCCGCTCTGGACCATGTCCCGGTCACCGCGAGCATGTGGGATTACCCGGTCGAGATCGACCGTGACCCGAATGTGGGCACCGAGCTGTTGCCCTTCGACTACTTCCACATCAACTCCGTGCACTACGACGCAGATGACACCGACACTTTCCTGATCTCCGCGCGCAACACCCACGCCGTGTATTCCGTCGACCGCGACACCGGCGAGCTGAATTGGACGCTCGGCGGGCGCTACTCCGATTACGACATGGGCGAAGACGGCTACTTCGGGTGGCAGCACGACGTGCAGCGCGCCGAGGACGGCACGATCCAGATCTTCGACAACGCCTCTGAGCCGGCCATGCGGGAAAACTCCCGGGTGATCAACTTCGAGCTGGATGACGACGACATGGTCGCCCACCTGGTCCGCCAGTTGGATCCGCCCGAGCAGCGCCGCGCGGACTACATGGCCAACGCGGAAGCCACCGACTCCGGCCACGTGATGGTCGGCTGGGGGTACGAGCCCTTCTTCACGCAATACACCCCGGACGGGGAGGTCACGATCGACGTCGACCACAGCCCCTACATCAACTACCGCTCCTACATCTCCGAGGACTGGACCGGCACGCCGCAGGAGGCGCCGGCACTGGCCGTCGAGGGCGACAGCGTCTTCGTCAGCTGGAACGGGGCGACCGAGGTCGCGCAGTGGCGCCTATTCTCCGGGGCGGACGAAGAAAACACGGAATTCCGGGAGGTCGCCGACTGGGACGGCTTCGAAACCGAGCTGTCTGCGCCGAATGACGACTACATCGCCGTCCAGGCCCTCGACGACAACGGTGACGTCCTGGCGGCCAGCTACATCGACGCCGCCACCTCCTAA
- a CDS encoding DUF4352 domain-containing protein gives MSNPYIGEEPEEQNTASTFSQQKTLEPDNHNPFGSSVPSQQQKTKTPRNILAILALVVAALGLVFACIPGTLLIGVVLLPIAFVMALVSFFLDGTKGFSVAAVLVSIIGAVAAALIFSNGTDSADSEASPAASDRNPALEELIFGDSGTATGSQETTSGDATGSATNSRDNPYPVGSAITEGDWTVTVNEVTLDATQVVLDEDEFNDPPPAGSQYLMVNITALYEGADPQGETPSPRIEYVTAGGNTINDYDHFAYLPESEFNSGNTLYQGASTTGNLVFAVPTEDVTEGVLAVRAHVLGDDKIFVDVQ, from the coding sequence ATGTCTAATCCATACATAGGGGAAGAACCCGAGGAGCAGAACACCGCCTCCACTTTCTCGCAGCAGAAAACTCTGGAGCCCGACAACCACAATCCTTTTGGTTCGTCCGTGCCCTCACAGCAGCAGAAGACTAAGACTCCGCGCAATATTTTGGCCATCCTCGCGCTCGTCGTCGCGGCGCTCGGCCTCGTTTTCGCCTGTATTCCGGGCACCCTGCTCATCGGTGTAGTCCTTCTTCCGATCGCCTTCGTCATGGCGCTGGTCTCGTTTTTCCTGGACGGCACGAAAGGCTTCAGCGTCGCGGCAGTGCTAGTGTCCATCATCGGCGCAGTGGCGGCGGCACTGATTTTCTCCAATGGCACGGATTCAGCTGACAGCGAGGCGTCTCCGGCTGCGTCGGACAGAAACCCCGCGCTGGAAGAGCTGATATTCGGGGATTCCGGTACCGCGACAGGCTCCCAGGAGACCACGTCAGGAGATGCCACGGGCAGTGCCACCAACTCACGAGACAATCCCTACCCAGTGGGCAGCGCCATCACCGAGGGCGATTGGACTGTGACGGTCAACGAGGTCACCCTTGATGCCACCCAAGTGGTCCTTGATGAAGATGAATTCAATGACCCACCGCCAGCAGGATCGCAATATCTGATGGTGAACATCACTGCCTTATATGAGGGGGCAGATCCCCAAGGCGAGACGCCGTCCCCGCGTATTGAATATGTCACGGCGGGCGGAAACACCATCAACGATTACGACCACTTCGCCTATTTGCCGGAGAGCGAATTTAACTCTGGAAACACCCTCTATCAAGGCGCTTCAACCACCGGAAACTTAGTATTTGCGGTGCCAACAGAAGATGTCACAGAAGGTGTGCTGGCTGTTCGGGCACACGTCTTAGGCGACGATAAAATCTTCGTTGACGTGCAGTAG
- a CDS encoding arylsulfotransferase family protein, which produces MSRSSRRRMVLAALTTSALVLSGCAGADSPEPTPGEPTLADGPDAQPAPVFEGVHEAFVSRPDLADFPAEATEGPAIDDLREGYIALTPMLTETAPEDQPLASLILDTSGQPVWINNREGLSPEHDAVNNLQFAELDGEPVLVWWEGAARAGWGHGDIVIADTSFQELHRLSAAGGAETVGADFHELHLTDNDTLLLAYYQPHPMDLSEFGGPVDGWVSSGLFQEYDLLTGEILFEWDSIDHVPVSATQWDFVERNANNEAIGSEGWPFDYFHINSINYDGEDTDTFLISARQTHAVYSIDRHTGDINWTLGGENSDFEMTGDSYFAWQHDAQRAEDGTIRILDNSSEPPIREESRVVWLELDEEAGTASVAEQVDPPTPRVAPNRANAQRLDSGELLVGWGGEPYLTKYNEQGETVIDVHHDPYVSYRAYFAGADWSAQPTDTPAVFADGESLFVSWNGATDVTQWRVSAGSDAEDAEFVTDQPRDGFETQIAQPEGDYIAVQALDEVGDVLATSFIAREG; this is translated from the coding sequence GTGTCTAGATCATCGCGACGTCGGATGGTGCTGGCCGCCCTGACCACCTCCGCCTTGGTGCTCAGCGGGTGCGCCGGCGCCGACTCGCCGGAGCCGACCCCGGGCGAGCCCACGCTTGCCGACGGCCCCGACGCCCAGCCCGCCCCAGTCTTCGAGGGCGTGCACGAGGCGTTCGTCTCCCGCCCCGACCTGGCGGACTTCCCGGCCGAGGCCACCGAAGGCCCCGCCATCGACGATCTGCGCGAGGGATACATCGCGCTGACGCCGATGCTGACGGAGACGGCCCCCGAGGATCAGCCGCTCGCCTCGCTGATCCTGGATACTTCCGGACAGCCGGTCTGGATAAACAACCGGGAGGGGCTCAGCCCGGAGCACGACGCGGTCAACAACCTGCAGTTTGCCGAGCTCGACGGGGAGCCGGTGCTGGTGTGGTGGGAGGGCGCCGCGCGTGCCGGCTGGGGCCACGGCGACATCGTCATCGCCGACACCTCCTTCCAGGAGCTCCACCGCCTGTCCGCCGCCGGCGGCGCGGAAACGGTCGGCGCGGATTTCCACGAACTTCATCTCACAGACAACGACACCCTGCTGTTGGCCTACTACCAGCCCCACCCGATGGATCTCAGCGAATTCGGCGGCCCGGTCGACGGCTGGGTCTCGTCCGGGCTGTTCCAGGAGTACGACCTTCTCACCGGCGAGATCCTCTTCGAGTGGGATTCCATCGACCACGTGCCTGTCTCCGCCACCCAGTGGGACTTCGTGGAGCGCAACGCCAACAACGAGGCCATCGGATCGGAAGGGTGGCCCTTCGACTACTTCCACATCAACTCCATCAACTACGACGGCGAGGACACGGACACCTTCCTGATTTCCGCGCGCCAGACGCACGCCGTGTACTCGATCGACCGGCACACCGGGGACATCAACTGGACGCTCGGCGGGGAGAACTCCGACTTCGAGATGACCGGCGACAGCTATTTCGCCTGGCAGCATGACGCTCAGCGGGCAGAGGACGGCACCATCCGCATTCTCGACAACTCTTCGGAGCCGCCCATTCGGGAGGAGTCGCGCGTGGTGTGGCTGGAGCTGGATGAGGAGGCCGGGACCGCCAGCGTCGCCGAGCAGGTCGACCCGCCGACTCCGCGCGTGGCCCCCAACCGCGCCAACGCCCAGCGCCTGGATAGCGGGGAGCTGCTGGTGGGCTGGGGCGGGGAGCCGTATCTGACGAAGTACAACGAGCAGGGTGAGACGGTCATCGACGTCCACCACGACCCGTACGTTAGCTACCGCGCGTACTTCGCCGGCGCCGACTGGTCCGCGCAGCCGACGGACACCCCGGCGGTGTTCGCGGACGGGGAATCGCTTTTCGTCAGCTGGAACGGCGCCACCGACGTCACCCAGTGGCGCGTGTCCGCGGGCTCCGACGCCGAGGACGCCGAGTTTGTCACCGACCAGCCCCGCGACGGTTTCGAAACGCAGATCGCACAGCCGGAGGGCGACTACATCGCCGTCCAAGCTCTCGATGAGGTAGGCGACGTGTTGGCCACCAGTTTCATCGCGCGAGAGGGATAG
- a CDS encoding PaaI family thioesterase codes for MSQLLPASPVPYYRGPAEAAFGMEPLVVTGNTATSAMQLDDWALTADGSAVHPGAAGVLIDDVTAYAALTARGEGHWAVTSEISVDFHDPIPAGAARLTSTATADHCTPGWGHSSGTLRDEGGTLLATLGQRVRYFPGDDSPHHRAHHPAGSLSWLTSLDERLELLSQDGPHTEFRLEFDPGMHNALGTLHGGVSLCFTELAARKGWEASPNFPGEPFRTSSLQVSYLRPGVLDQDFRMTVEIIHASRSMVIAEVWNRSAAGEVLTFAVATLHRVATM; via the coding sequence GTGTCTCAGCTACTCCCGGCCAGCCCGGTCCCTTATTATCGCGGGCCCGCGGAAGCGGCCTTCGGCATGGAACCGCTCGTGGTCACCGGCAACACCGCCACCTCGGCCATGCAGCTGGATGACTGGGCGCTGACCGCAGATGGATCCGCGGTGCACCCGGGCGCCGCCGGGGTGCTTATCGACGACGTCACGGCCTACGCCGCGCTCACCGCACGCGGTGAGGGGCACTGGGCGGTGACCTCCGAGATCAGCGTGGATTTCCACGACCCCATCCCGGCCGGCGCCGCACGCCTGACCAGCACCGCTACCGCTGATCACTGCACGCCCGGCTGGGGCCACAGCAGCGGCACGCTGCGCGACGAAGGCGGGACGTTGCTGGCCACGCTGGGGCAGCGGGTGCGTTATTTCCCGGGCGATGATTCCCCGCACCACCGGGCGCATCATCCGGCAGGATCTCTCTCGTGGCTGACCTCACTGGATGAGCGGCTCGAGCTGCTTTCCCAGGACGGTCCCCACACGGAATTCCGCCTGGAGTTCGACCCCGGGATGCACAATGCCTTAGGCACCCTGCACGGCGGAGTCAGCCTATGCTTCACGGAATTGGCGGCCCGCAAAGGCTGGGAGGCCTCCCCGAACTTCCCGGGCGAGCCCTTCCGCACCTCTTCCCTCCAGGTCTCTTATCTACGCCCGGGCGTGCTGGATCAAGACTTCCGGATGACCGTGGAGATCATCCACGCCTCCCGCTCCATGGTGATCGCCGAGGTCTGGAACCGTAGCGCTGCCGGGGAGGTCCTGACCTTCGCGGTGGCCACCCTGCACCGGGTGGCCACGATGTAA